GAGCCACTCGGATTGACGCTGGCGGATCTCGGAGGGGAGCATGGGCGTGTGCCTCATGTCGAAGAGGACGACGTGCTTCTCCGGGCGCCGCAGGTAGGTGAGCCGCCGCACGAGATACTCCTCGAAGTGCGCGAGCGGGACCGCGCCTCGTGGCTGGACGATGAGCAGGGGCCAGAGGGAGTCGTCCACGAGCAGGGACGGCGAGGGAGTGTCGTTCGGCATGGGCGTCACAACTCTTGGCGATGAGGCGGCGGAGCGCCAGGAAGAGCAACCGCCCCTTCAGCTTCATCATCCCGGCGTCAACCGCTGTACGCCGGCTCTGTCGCCCGGCAGAAGCCCCCCCGCCTCTGCCTCTCAGCACCCGCCTGACGAGCAGAAAGGCTCCCTAGCGCCCGCCGGTGTTGGTCGCCCAGAGCGGGGTGCCGCCGTCCCCGGCATAGACGACGACGTTGCCGTCGTCCTGGACGAGCAGAAAGGCGCCCCCCCCCGGATGCCCGCCGGTGTTGGTCGCCCAGACCGCTGCGCCGACCGTCGGTTCGGTCGTGGTGTAGAGCACGAAGTTGCCGTCGGCCTGCATGTGAGCCGACTTCGCCTGCAGGCCAGCGGTATTCGACGTCCACAGCACAGTGCCCTGCGCGTCCTTGTGGACCAGGTTCCCGTCGGACTGGAAGGTGAACGTGAACCGGCCGTCAAACGACCGCATCGACTGTCCAAGGGAGAGGCTCTGGCTGTAGGTGAGTTTGTTCGACTTCACGCCCACGGCCTGCCAGGCGGCGTTCACGGCGGCGATGTCGGCCGTGCTGTACCCGAGCTGCGCGGCGGCCTGCTCAGTGGCGATCTTCGCGTCGGTGAAGTTGGCGAAGGTCTTGCCGAGCAGCAGCACCGTATTGGCCCGGTAGAAGATCTGGGCTGCCTTGGCGATGCCGATTCCGGGCACGGTGATGGTGGAGCGGCCCCGCGGATGTTGGCCGCCCTGAGACAGCAGATAGAACGCCAGGTTGGGGATCCCCGAGGCCAGATGGACATCGGTGAACGGGCTGTAGCTCGCGTCGTAGTAGTCGAGCGACTGGCCATCCTTCTTGGGGTCGTTCATGTAGCGGAGGGCATCGCCGGGCGTGCTGGGCGTATAGATCTCCTCCGCGCACTTCCAGGTGTTGGCGCTCACCACCTTGCCGTCTCGGTACCACTCGCACACACTGCCCATGATGTCGGACATCGACTCGTTCAGGGCACCCGGCTCGGCGAAGTAGTTCAGGTTGGAAGTGGCGGACGTGACCGCATGTGTGATTTCATGAGCCGTCACGTCCTGCGCGGCGGCCATGTTTCCAAACGTCACGCCATCGCCGTCCCCGTAAATCATCTGCTGTTTCGAGCTCAGCCAGCCCGCGTTGGCGTAGTTGGATCCATAGTGGATCGAGCTCACGAGCCTGGCCCCCGCGTTATCGTAGGAGTCGCGGTTGAAGACAGCCTTGTAGCAGTCGTAGGTCCTCCCGAGCTGGTCATAGTTGGTGTTGGCCACGGGGTCCGCGACCGCCGCGCCGCCCTCCGCCCGGACGAGGGTTCCCGGGAGGGTGGTGCCGTAGTTGGCGTTGTGAACCTGCCGGTTCTTGAGCGAGTGGATGTTCGTCAGCCGCTGCACGACCGACCCGCTCACCGCGTTGATGAGGACGTCGTCATCCACGGGCGTCCCGTCCTGGCGCAGCCCCGCCACGTTCACCCGGTACACGAGCTCCAGCTTTTCACCCGCCGGCCAGTAGACCATCCGCGGAAGCGCCTCGATCTCGAGCTGAGCGAGCTGCGCGGAGTCCTGCCTGGCCACGGCGATGGCCTCTTCGGGGCTGAGACGCGCGTCCCGCGGCGCGTCGAGATCGGCGCGAGCGTTGCCGTGAACCGCGTAGACGGCGTCATTCCTCGTGTGGAGGACGAGCGTGCCACCCACGACCTCGCGGCCATGCTTGCGCTGCGCATAGACGAAGTGACGCTCGCCGATGTTGTCCGTGACAACCCTCTGGAAGGAAAGCTCCACGGGGTCCACACGGAACACCTTGGCCAGCGCGGTGAGGGTCGGGCGCAGCGCTCTCACTTCGGCTTCCTCGGTCCTCTTCTCCACTCCCAGCCGGATCTGACCGAAGTTTCCATTCGCGAACGTGGGCACCTGCCTCTGGTCGGTGCCTACCACCTGGAGATTGGAAATCGTGACGCCGGGGGCCGGGTCCAGCTCGGTGCCGCCGTTGCTCTTCGCGCTTTCGTCCGCGCTCTCACAGGCCGAAAGGCCAGCCAGCATGCCCAGGAATGCAAGACCACGGAATCGCCGCAGGGTGCTCATCGAATGCGTTCTCCTTCAAGAGTACTGGAAGAGTACAGAAGGGATGTTTCGCACCGGGCAGGTGGGTTCCCCTCGGGTCAAATGAGCCGACGAGGTGGAAAATGATGCAGGCAATCCTCCCGTCTGGAGTGGCTCACGGGGCCAGGGCCTGCTCGAGATCCCCGATGATGTCCGCCGGGGCCTCCAGGCCGATCGACAGCCGGAAGACGCCGTCGCCCGCCCAGGCGCGGTAGCGCGCCAGCAGCTCCGGGGAGAGCTGGAACGAGGTGCGCTGCAGCTCGTCCGTGGGCAGGTAGAAGACGAGGCTGTGGGGCTTGCCGAGCGAGACGGCGTAGTGGACGACCTTCAACCGCTCGGCGAGGCGGCGCGCCACCGCCGGGGCATCCTCCGCCTGAAAGGCAATCATGCCGGAGGTGTTGCGCAACTGCCGGCGGGCGAGGGCCGCCTGGGGGTGGGAGTCGAGCCCCGGGTAGAGGACGTGGTGCACGCGGGGATGGTTCTCCAGGAAGGCGGCCACCTCGCGGGCCGTGGCCTCGTGGGCCGCCATGCGCTGGGGCAGGGTGGAGAGGCTGCGCAGGAGCAGCCACGCGGGAAAGGGATTGAGCACGGCGCCCAGGTGGATGAGCGCGTCCTGGCGGAGCGCGGCCAGCTCTGCCCGCCTCCCGACGACGACCCCGCCCAGCACGTCACCGTGGCCGCCGATGTACTTGGTCAGGGAATGGAGGACGAAGTCGGCCCCGAGCGCCAGGGGTTGCAGGCCGATGGGCGTCGCGAGGGTCGCGTCGACGGCGACCCGGGCCCCGACGCCGTGCGCGAGCGTGGCCACCGCCTCGATGTCGGTCAGCTTGAGCACGGGGTTGCACGGGGACTCCAGGTAGACGAGCCGGGTATTGGGGCGCAGCGCGGCGCGCACCTGCTCGAGGTCCGAGGTGTCCACGGGGGTGACGTCCACGCCATAGCGCCGCAGCGTCCCGCGGACGAACTCGGCCGTGCCCGCGTAGCAGACGTCACTGATGACCAGGTGGGTGCCGGGCCCGAGCAGGTGCAGCAGCAGTCCGGTGATGGCCGCCATCCCACTGGCGAAGCACAGCGCGTCCTCGCCGCCCTCGAGGTCGGCCAGGCGCCGCTCCAGGGTCCGTACGGTGGGGGTCGACCACCGGGCGTAGAAGAAGGGCGACTGCTCCCCCATGTCCACGGCGGAGAAACCCACGCCCTCCGGGTGGGCGCGGAAGGTGGTGGAGAGCACCAGGGGGGTGTTGAGCGGTGCGCCTTCCTCGTCGGCCTCGTCGGCCCGAACGAGCCGGGTCCGCACATCCCATTTCGAAGTCATTCGTGTGTTCCTCGCGGTTTGAAGAGGGGACAGCGCAGCACGGGCTGGGGCGGGTACTTGCCCGGCAACAGGGGGCAGAGGATGAAGGTGGACGTCTTCGTCCGCACGTACTTCGGGGGTGCCGCGCAGCGGTGGCAGAGGCTCGTGGGGAACGGCAAGGGGGATGATTCGGTGTCGTCCACGGTCAGGCTCCTCCCTCCAGGGAGCGGTGACGCTACTCCGCCCAGGTTCCTTCTCGTACAGTTCCGTCCGTGAGGGGCGAACGCATGCGTGAAGTGCGGCGGTTCTCGCTCGCCGGGGTGGACTCCGAGCGAGGCACTTCTCGGTTGGTCCGTGACGGGCGGGTGCTCGACTTCTCCGTCGAGGGCCTGCTGCTGGAAGCGCAGCTCGAGCTGGAGGACGGCTCCTGCCTCGTGTGGTTGACCCAGGACTGTCCCTTCGAGGAGCTGCTGTCCGTGTACCTGGTGGGGCGCGAGGGCCAGCTCCTGGACTCCGT
Above is a window of Cystobacter fuscus DNA encoding:
- a CDS encoding M4 family metallopeptidase, with translation MSTLRRFRGLAFLGMLAGLSACESADESAKSNGGTELDPAPGVTISNLQVVGTDQRQVPTFANGNFGQIRLGVEKRTEEAEVRALRPTLTALAKVFRVDPVELSFQRVVTDNIGERHFVYAQRKHGREVVGGTLVLHTRNDAVYAVHGNARADLDAPRDARLSPEEAIAVARQDSAQLAQLEIEALPRMVYWPAGEKLELVYRVNVAGLRQDGTPVDDDVLINAVSGSVVQRLTNIHSLKNRQVHNANYGTTLPGTLVRAEGGAAVADPVANTNYDQLGRTYDCYKAVFNRDSYDNAGARLVSSIHYGSNYANAGWLSSKQQMIYGDGDGVTFGNMAAAQDVTAHEITHAVTSATSNLNYFAEPGALNESMSDIMGSVCEWYRDGKVVSANTWKCAEEIYTPSTPGDALRYMNDPKKDGQSLDYYDASYSPFTDVHLASGIPNLAFYLLSQGGQHPRGRSTITVPGIGIAKAAQIFYRANTVLLLGKTFANFTDAKIATEQAAAQLGYSTADIAAVNAAWQAVGVKSNKLTYSQSLSLGQSMRSFDGRFTFTFQSDGNLVHKDAQGTVLWTSNTAGLQAKSAHMQADGNFVLYTTTEPTVGAAVWATNTGGHPGGGAFLLVQDDGNVVVYAGDGGTPLWATNTGGR
- a CDS encoding trans-sulfuration enzyme family protein codes for the protein MTSKWDVRTRLVRADEADEEGAPLNTPLVLSTTFRAHPEGVGFSAVDMGEQSPFFYARWSTPTVRTLERRLADLEGGEDALCFASGMAAITGLLLHLLGPGTHLVISDVCYAGTAEFVRGTLRRYGVDVTPVDTSDLEQVRAALRPNTRLVYLESPCNPVLKLTDIEAVATLAHGVGARVAVDATLATPIGLQPLALGADFVLHSLTKYIGGHGDVLGGVVVGRRAELAALRQDALIHLGAVLNPFPAWLLLRSLSTLPQRMAAHEATAREVAAFLENHPRVHHVLYPGLDSHPQAALARRQLRNTSGMIAFQAEDAPAVARRLAERLKVVHYAVSLGKPHSLVFYLPTDELQRTSFQLSPELLARYRAWAGDGVFRLSIGLEAPADIIGDLEQALAP